One Malus sylvestris chromosome 14, drMalSylv7.2, whole genome shotgun sequence DNA segment encodes these proteins:
- the LOC126599165 gene encoding probable receptor-like protein kinase At5g61350, protein MGRKINGASPPMPRPFFSLSLPFLLLFTSTFNLANFVSAKGHESSSSAPPPPPTATFSPSDNFLIDCGSSQQTKLDDGRTFKSDRDTASLLSTTEDVQTSIDSITANASSSMPPSSQPLYRTARIFSEKSTYSFYINKPGQHWIRLYFYPLPHNTYNLTRAVFSVNTDKYVLLHDFSVTDNTTLVFKEYILNVTENRFSLHFDPKKKSCAFVNAIEVVSAPDTMFNNSATSVSPVGDFNSLANYAFQVRYRVNIGGQLISPGKDTLSRTWEPDSAYNVFPQGAKNASVATKAIKYPQSGASPLIAPNWVYSTAQHMRDSATSQQNFNLTWKLNVEEEFSYLIRLHFADIVSKTLNDLYFNVYINGMMAASNLDLSSLTGALSTAYYKDFVLNATAVSSENSTIRIQVGPGTTGSGSQDALLNGLEILKMTNVADSLDGLFGVDGSYKGPGRVSTVKKIVAGVGLAMGVTAMLLVVVVVVRWRKRPQGWEKRNSFSSWLLPLHSSQSSFFSSKNSSRKSSVFGSRKSKSGYSGYFSSYGRSFTFAQLQNATQNFDDKVVIGVGGFGKVYLGELEDGTKLAIKRGNPNSEQGINEFRTEMDMLSKLRHRHLVSLIGFCDENNEMILVYEYMANGPLRDHLYGSSQPPLSWKQRLEVCIGAARGLHYLHTGAAQGIIHRDVKTTNILLDENFVAKVSDFGLSKAAPTLEQTHVSTAVKGSFGYLDPEYFRRQQLTEKSDVYSFGVVLFEALCARPVINPALPREQVSLAEWAMQWHRKGMIEKIIDPHIASSVDSGSLKKFVEAAEKCLAEYGVDRPNMGDVLWNLEYALQLQEAASQIDLPEDKTSSLISLDKASENGSKEGSAVGVSDDSGVTIGSPAFAKKGNIQGR, encoded by the coding sequence ATGGGGAGAAAGATCAATGGGGCATCACCACCAATGCCTCGGCCTTTCTTCTCCCTATCCCTTCCTTTCCTTCTCCTATTCACGTCAACCTTCAACCTCGCCAACTTTGTTTCGGCCAAAGGTCAcgaatcttcttcttctgctcctcctcctcctcctactGCCACATTCTCTCCCTCCGATAACTTTCTCATCGATTGTGGCTCGTCCCAACAAACCAAGCTTGACGATGGCAGGACATTCAAATCAGACCGTGACACGGCTAGTCTTTTGTCCACAACCGAAGATGTCCAAACTTCAATTGATTCAATCACTGCCAATGCCTCTTCCTCTATGCCACCTTCCTCTCAACCTTTGTATCGCACTGCGCGAATCTTCTCCGAAAAATCCACTTACTCTTTCTACATTAACAAACCGGGGCAGCATTGGATCAGGCTTTACTTCTATCCACTTCCACACAACACGTATAATCTGACGAGAGCGGTTTTTTCAGTGAACACGGATAAGTATGTTCTCTTGCATGACTTCTCCGTGACAGACAATACGACGTTGGTGTTTAAAGAGTACATTCTCAATGTCACGGAAAACAGATTTTCGCTACATTTCGATCCCAAGAAGAAATCGTGTGCGTTTGTTAATGCTATTGAGGTTGTCTCTGCCCCTGACACTATGTTCAACAATTCAGCTACATCCGTTTCTCCGGTTGGAGACTTCAACAGCTTGGCTAATTACGCTTTTCAAGTTCGTTACCGTGTAAACATTGGAGGGCAGTTGATATCTCCAGGAAAAGACACATTGTCAAGGACTTGGGAGCCTGATAGTGCATACAATGTATTTCCACAAGGAGCTAAAAACGCGTCTGTGGCTACGAAAGCCATCAAGTATCCACAGAGTGGCGCTTCTCCATTGATTGCTCCGAATTGGGTTTACTCAACTGCTCAACACATGCGAGACTCTGCTACGAGCCAGCAGAATTTCAACCTCACTTGGAAGTTGAATGTCGAAGAAGAATTTTCGTATTTGATTAGGCTGCATTTTGCTGACATTGTGAGTAAAACCCTTAACGATTTGTACTTCAATGTCTACATCAACGGGATGATGGCCGCGTCCAACCTTGACCTTTCCTCACTCACCGGCGCACTCTCCACTGCGTATTACAAAGATTTCGTGCTCAATGCCACGGCGGTGTCAAGCGAAAATAGTACCATCAGAATTCAGGTTGGTCCCGGAACTACTGGGTCAGGCTCTCAGGATGCACTTCTTAATGGATTGGAGATACTAAAGATGACCAACGTTGCGGATAGCCTGGATGGTCTTTTCGGGGTTGATGGATCGTACAAGGGGCCGGGAAGAGTAAGCACCGTGAAGAAGATAGTTGCCGGCGTTGGTTTGGCAATGGGAGTGACAGCAATGTTGTTAGTTGTTGTAGTTGTTGTCCGGTGGCGCAAAAGACCTCAAGGCTGGGAAAAGAGAAACAGCTTTTCGTCGTGGTTGCTTCCTCTCCATTCGAGCCAGTCTAGCTTCTTCTCCAGCAAGAACAGCTCTCGCAAATCAAGCGTCTTTGGGTCGCGCAAGAGCAAAAGCGGTTACTCAGGCTACTTCTCATCCTATGGAAGGTCCTTCACCTTCGCTCAGTTACAAAATGCAACACAAAACTTTGATGACAAGGTAGTGATTGGCGTTGGTGGGTTTGGAAAAGTGTACCTTGGGGAGTTGGAAGATGGCACAAAGCTCGCAATCAAACGAGGAAATCCAAATTCGGAGCAAGGCATTAACGAATTCAGAACGGAAATGGACATGCTTTCCAAGCTGCGCCATCGCCACCTTGTTTCGCTGATCGGATTTTGTGATGAGAATAATGAAATGATCCTTGTGTATGAGTACATGGCGAATGGACCGCTTCGCGACCACCTCTATGGCTCGAGCCAGCCTCCACTGTCATGGAAACAAAGGCTTGAGGTTTGCATTGGCGCTGCTCGCGGTTTACATTACCTGCACACTGGTGCCGCACAAGGTATCATACATCGTGACGTAAAGACAACAAACATTCTCCTCGATGAGAATTTCGTAGCAAAAGTTTCGGATTTTGGCTTGTCAAAAGCTGCGCCTacgctggaacaaacccatgtCAGCACAGCCGTCAAGGGCAGTTTTGGTTATCTTGATCCGGAGTACTTCAGAAGGCAACAGCTAACTGAGAAATCCGATGTCTATTCTTTTGGAGTGGTGCTTTTCGAGGCGCTATGCGCAAGGCCTGTCATAAACCCGGCGCTGCCAAGAGAGCAGGTGAGCTTGGCTGAGTGGGCAATGCAGTGGCACAGGAAAGGCATGATCGAGAAGATAATCGATCCTCATATCGCTAGCTCAGTCGACTCTGGTTCACTGAAAAAGTTTGTAGAAGCTGCAGAGAAATGCCTTGCTGAATACGGTGTAGATAGGCCTAACATGGGAGATGTGTTGTGGAACTTGGAGTATGCTTTGCAGCTTCAAGAGGCCGCCTCGCAGATTGATCTGCCAGAAGATAAAACTTCCAGTCTCATTTCTTTGGACAAAGCAAGCGAAAACGGATCAAAGGAAGGCTCTGCTGTTGGAGTGAGTGATGATTCTGGAGTGACAATTGGTTCTCCTGCGTTTGCTAAAAAAGGGAACATTCAGGGGAGGTGA
- the LOC126600199 gene encoding uncharacterized protein LOC126600199 isoform X2, which yields MSGEPEPSSSGFGTDVPADVEDYISAINCYSRANNIKPCDPIILANRSAAYIRISKFLKRIPASASEYKARTGLDPTTHAELALKDAEKLVNLRSNSEKAYILKAETLILLEKYEMARDVILSGLQVNPFSNHLQESFQNLERIRANFTGRRSHRKAERSDDFDCTLCLKLLYEPVTTPCGHSFCRSCLFQSMDRGNKCPLCRTVLFISPRTCAISVTLNDIIQKNFPEEFAERKLENDQMTNFGVDLMPLFVMDVVLPFQKFPLHIFEPRYRLMVRRIMEGNRRMGMVIIDSSTGSIADFACEVEITECEPLPDGRFYIEIESRRRFCIIRSWDQDGYRVAEIEWVQDIPPEGSEAREELQELARNAAEYARSWIARGKRAARQDRRRLERLLGVEVMMPSLQDPERFSFWLASLSNRRPHERLDLLRLRDTKERIHRGLVYLRAEEQGCQVQ from the exons GCAATTAATTGTTACTCCAGAGCCAATAACATTAAACCATGTGATCCAATTATTCTTGCCAACCGAAGTGCTGCTTACATCAG GATCAGTAAATTCCTTAAACGCATACCAGCATCGGCTTCTGAATATAAAGCACGGACTGGATTGGATCCCACAACACATGCTGAA CTTGCATTAAAGGATGCAGAGAAGTTAGTCAACCTTCGAAGTAATTCAGAAAAGGCGTACATATTAAAGGCCGAAACTCTCATTTTG TTGGAGAAATATGAAATGGCCCGTGATGTTATTCTTTCGGGTCTTCAGGTTAATCCTTTTAG CAATCATCTGCAGGAATCTTTCCAGAATTTAGAGAGAATACGAGCTAATTTCACAGGGAGGAGAAGCCATAGAAAAGCAGAACGCAGTGATGACTTTGATTGCACACTATGCTTAAAATTACTATACGAACCTGTCACAACTCCTTGTGGGCATTCCTTTTGTCGTTCATGCCTATTTCAGTCAATGGATCGAG GTAACAAATGTCCTTTGTGCCGAACAGTTCTTTTCATTAGTCCTCGAACGTGCGCAATCAG TGTTACGCTCAATGACATTATACAAAAGAACTTCCCAGAAGAATTTGCCGAAAGGAAGTTAGAGAATGACCAAATGACAAACTTTGGTGTTGATTTGATGCCTCTCTTTGTAATGGATGTTGTCCTCCCATTCCAGAAGTTTCCGCTGCACATTTTTGAACCGCGGTATAGACTTATG GTAAGGAGGATAATGGAAGGCAATCGTCGGATGGGAATG GTTATCATTGATTCTTCAACAGGTTCAATAGCTGATTTTGCTTGCGAAGTGGAAATTACCGA GTGTGAGCCACTTCCAGATGGGCGTTTTTATATAGAG ATTGAAAGTCGGCGAAGGTTTTGCATAATTCGATCTTGGGACCAAGATGG ATACCGTGTTGCAGAGATTGAATGGGTGCAAGACATTCCACCAGAAGGGTCTGAAGCGAGAGAAGAA TTGCAGGAATTGGCAAGAAATGCAGCAGAATATGCTCGATCATGGATAGCGCGGGGTAAAAGAGCAGCACGTCAAG ATCGAAGACGACTTGAGAGACTTCTCGGTGTGGAAGTGATGATGCCTTCACTACAAGATCCTGAACGCTTCAGCTTTTGG CTTGCTTCCTTATCAAACCGGCGTCCTCATGAAAGGTTGGATCTTCTACGCTTGCGAGACACAAAAGAG AGAATACACCGGGGACTGGTATATCTTCGAGCGGAAGAGCAGGGTTGTCAAGTGCAATGA